In Felis catus isolate Fca126 chromosome A2, F.catus_Fca126_mat1.0, whole genome shotgun sequence, the following proteins share a genomic window:
- the ARL4A gene encoding ADP-ribosylation factor-like protein 4A has product MGNGLSDQTSILSSLPSFQSFHIVILGLDCAGKTTVLYRLQFNEFVNTVPTKGFNTEKIKVTLGNSKTVTFHFWDVGGQEKLRPLWKSYTRCTDGIVFVVDSVDVERMEEAKTELHKITRISENQGVPVLIVANKQDLRNSLSLSEIEKLLAMGELSSSTPWHLQPTCAIIGDGLKEGLEKLHDMIIKRRKMLRQQKKKR; this is encoded by the coding sequence ATGGGGAATGGACTGTCAGACCAGACTTCTATCCTGTCCAGCCTGCCTTCATTTCAGTCCTTTCACATTGTTATTTTGGGTTTGGACTGTGCTGGAAAGACAACTGTATTATACAGGCTGCAGTTCAATGAGTTTGTAAATACTGTACCTACCAAAGGATTTAACACTGAAAAAATTAAGGTAACCTTGGGAAATTCTAAAACAGTCACCTTTCACTTCTGGGATGTAGGTGGCCAGGAGAAATTAAGGCCGCTGTGGAAGTCATATACCAGATGCACAGATGGCATTGTGTTTGTTGTGGACTCTGTTGATGTTGAAAGAATGGAAGAAGCCAAAACTGAACTTCATAAAATAACCAGGATATCAGAAAATCAGGGAGTCCCTGTACTTATAGTTGCTAACAAGCAAGACCTGAGGAACTcattgtctctctcagaaattgaGAAATTGTTAGCAATGGGTGAACTGAGCTCTTCCACTCCCTGGCATTTGCAGCCCACCTGTGCAATCATAGGAGATGGACTGAAGGAAGGACTTGAGAAACTACATGATATgataattaaaagaagaaaaatgttgcggcaacagaaaaagaagagatga